In Capsicum annuum cultivar UCD-10X-F1 chromosome 7, UCD10Xv1.1, whole genome shotgun sequence, one genomic interval encodes:
- the LOC107878293 gene encoding G-type lectin S-receptor-like serine/threonine-protein kinase At1g11300, with protein sequence MKEGRVGTVLGKKIMKLVTVLPFLVVIFSCFCIPILPSQNIVKVGKSITGNHKMVSAGGSFALGFFTPVNSNFTYLGIWYNTIPEQTVVWVANRESPIPQNSTAVFTIGDAGNLVIFDEKRELIWSSNVSFTTKELLTSNSTVGALLDDGNLILRHGESNILWRSFQHPSDTLIRDMRFHFNKISGQQTLISSWMRNEDPRPGNFSFGIDRSEGRTSFYIWNQNSVYYRFDDSKKGYTLGITWYISIVTINENVYITLAYYRSLLRVVLNPLGYLQVMVWNRNGSNEWNVEFQAPQAKCELYAHCGPFGSCGIRSSGLCRCLTGFEPRFSTDWANGKWNGGCARKIALGWDGGDRFLKHENMKLPDHAISLGNMSTRECETQCIRNCSCSAYACSINACFIWLGDLLDLGNVITDGRALYVRVHFSELIAHGLSGNSAQRYKILTAKIVSAIFTILLLVSILAFIFKIKRLKRPGKMDGDLALVSSVPSGSLVGKDDMKLLQYSLQNIRDATNNFHEDNKLGKGGFGPVFKGILTEFGEVAIKRLSRRSSQGLEEFMNELKLIAHLQHKNLVSLLGCCVEGEEKILIYEYMPNCSLDKFLFDPTLKVKLDWVTRFGIIEGIAQGMLYLHKYSRLKVIHRDLKASNILLDQEMIPKISDFGMARIFGIDQTQANTKRVVGTYGYMSPEYVVYGQFSEKSDVFSFGVLLLEILTGERNSDFYKTEISVSLLGWAYNKWKEGRVLELIDPSIRETYDCNKATRSILVALLCVQELPTDRPTMSDIAGMSSNESLAIPEPKEPAFRSSWRHQKLKDFSINEMTFSLPVPR encoded by the exons ATGAAAGAAGGCAGAGTAGGAACTGTACTtgggaaaaaaataatgaagttagTAACTGTTCTACCTTTTTTAGTAGTAATATTCTCGTGTTTTTGCATACCCATTCTCCCTAGCCAAAATATTGTCAAAGTAGGCAAATCAATCACTGGAAACCATAAAATGGTTTCAGCTGGTGGAAGTTTTGCCTTAGGATTTTTCACTCCAGTCAATTCTAATTTTACCTACCTTGGCATATGGTACAATACAATCCCTGAACAAACAGTAGTTTGGGTTGCTAACAGAGAATCTCCGATCCCTCAGAATTCTACTGCGGTTTTCACTATTGGCGATGCTGGGAATTTAGTGATTTTTGATGAAAAACGTGAACTCATTTGGTCATCGAATGTTTCATTCACAACAAAGGAATTATTAACTTCAAATTCTACTGTGGGGGCATTGTTAGATGACGGAAATCTCATTCTCAGACATGGTGAGTCCAATATACTGTGGCGGAGCTTTCAGCATCCTAGTGATACATTAATACGTGACATGAGATTCcatttcaataaaattagtggccaACAAACCTTGATCAGTTCGTGGATGAGAAATGAAGATCCTCGGCCTGGAAATTTCTCTTTTGGAATAGACCGTAGTGAAGGGCGCACGAGTTTTTACATTTGGAACCAGAACAGTGTTTACTATAGATTCGATGATAGTAAAAAAGGGTATACGCTAGGAATCACGTGGTATATATCTATTGTTACTATTAACGAAAATGTATATATCACTTTAGCTTACTACAGAAGCTTATTAAGAGTCGTTTTAAATCCTCTTGGGTACCTTCAGGTTATGGTGTGGAATAGGAATGGTAGTAATGAGTGGAATGTTGAATTTCAAGCACCACAAGCTAAGTGTGAACTTTATGCTCACTGTGGTCCGTTTGGTAGCTGTGGGATCAGATCAAGTGGATTATGCAGATGTTTAACCGGATTTGAACCTAGATTTTCCACAGATTGGGCTAATGGGAAATGGAATGGAGGTTGTGCAAGAAAAATAGCGTTGGGATGGGATGGTGGAGATCGGTTTTTGAAACACGAGAATATGAAGTTGCCAGATCATGCTATCTCTTTAGGAAATATGAGCACTAGAGAGTGTGAAACTCAGTGCATTAGGAACTGCTCCTGTTCAGCTTATGCTTGTTCGATAAACGCCTGTTTTATATGGCTTGGAGATTTACTGGATCTTGGGAATGTCATTACCGACGGCAGAGCTCTCTATGTTCGAGTTCATTTCTCTGAGCTAA TTGCTCATGGTCTATCTGGGAATTCAGCTCAAAGATACAAAATTCTCACTGCAAAAATAGTTTCTGCAATTTTCACAATATTGCTTCTTGTTAGTATCCTTGcttttatcttcaaaataaagCGCTTGAAAAGACCAG GTAAGATGGACGGAGATTTAGCTCTAGTTAGCTCCGTCCCTAGTGGATCTTTAGTAGGGAAAGATGATATGAAGTTGTTACAGTACAGCTTGCAGAATATACGAGACGCTACAAACAACTTCCATGAAGATAACAAACTCGGAAAAGGTGGTTTTGGCCCTGTGTTTAAG GGTATCTTGACTGAGTTCGGAGAAGTAGCCATCAAAAGGCTAAGCAGGAGGTCCTCACAAGGACtggaggagttcatgaatgagTTGAAGCTAATCGCGCATTTGCAGCACAAAAATTTAGTTAGCCTCTTAGGATGCTGTGTTGAAGGGGAGGAGAAGATACTGATCTACGAGTATATGCCCAATTGCAGCCTGGACAAATTTCTTTTTG ACCCTACATTGAAGGTTAAACTCGATTGGGTCACACGTTTTGGGATAATAGAAGGAATTGCTCAAGGAATGCTTTACCTACATAAGTATTCAAGATTAAAAGTCATTCACAGGGACTTGAAGGCAAGCAACATTCTGCTAGATCAAGAGATGATCCCTAAAATATCTGACTTTGGAATGGCAAGGATTTTCGGGATTGATCAAACACAGGCCAATACAAAACGAGTGGTTGGTACATA TGGCTATATGTCTCCAGAATACGTAGTATATGGCCAATTTTCGGAGAAATCAGATGTTTTTAGCTTTGGAGTATTGCTTTTGGAAATTCTGACTGGTGAACGAAACTCAGACTTCTACAAGACTGAAATTTCTGTGTCTCTATTAGGATGG GCATACAATAAATGGAAAGAAGGAAGAGTGTTGGAGTTGATCGATCCATCAATAAGGGAAACCTACGACTGTAACAAAGCAACAAGGTCAATTTTGGTGGCTCTTCTTTGCGTTCAAGAACTTCCAACTGATCGGCCAACAATGTCTGATATTGCTGGCATGTCAAGCAATGAATCATTGGCCATCCCTGAACCAAAAGAACCGGCTTTTCGCAGCAGCTGGCGACATCAGAAGTTGAAAGATTTTTCCATTAATGAGATGACATTTAGTTTGCCAGTACCTCGATGA